Sequence from the Clostridium saccharobutylicum DSM 13864 genome:
CTTGTAACCTGCTTTATCTACTGCTGCTTTAATCTGACCATAGCCAATTTCATCTTCATCAATATTTACAGTAAGTTTCTCAGTTGCAAAATTAACAGCGGCACTTTGAACTCCATCCAACTTTTTAGTAACTCTTTCAACTCTATTAGCACACGCTGAACAAGTCATTCCTTCCACTTTAAAGGTGTAGCTCTTTAAATTCTTCTTAACTCCATAACCCGCTTTTACCACGGTTGCTTCTATTACTTCATTATTCAATTTATTCTCATCAAACTCTACATTTAAAGTCTCTGTAGCAAAATTAACATTAGCACTTTCAACTCCATCTAATTTCTTAATAAATCTTTCAACTCTATTAGAACATGCTGAACAAGTCATTCCTTCTATTTTAAATGCTTTTTTATTCATATTACTCCTTCCCATTAGCTTATATACTCGCAATGAAGATTTCTAAGTAAATTTTAAGTTTTCTTGAAATCTATTTTTCATCTGTTATTTTTATATTGAAATCTACTTAGAAAGCAATTTTTCTAAAACTTTATTAAATTCTTCAATCTTCTCTTCAGGATTGTTATTGCAACAAGCTTCTTTTACACAATGACGTAAATGACCTTGTAAAATCATCAAGTCTGCTTTCTTTATTAAAGATTGAACCGCTAATAATTGATTAGCAACATCTATACAATACCTATCATCCTCAATCATCTTTATAATTCCATCAATTTGACCTCTCGCAGTCTTTAATGATTGTAATGCTTTTTTTCTTTCTTCACTCATATTTTTCACCCTCCCTCCCCCCATAGGGGGTGTATATTTATTATTATATATCAATATTTTGTTTTGTCAATAAAACATATATAAACAACTTGTAACTTAAAATTCTGTGATAGATAACCGAAATAGAAGAGGTCATGCTTTTCTGAATTAACACTCACAAAAGCATGACCTCTATTTTTAGTTTTGGATATACATTTAAAGCATAAGTGAAATTTCTTAGATAAAATCAACCTTTATTAAAGTTTATTTTTATATTTACTATTTCACCTTTAGTACCTATTCTTAAAGGTGGTCCCCATGTACCATATCCAGAACTTACTATCAAATTAAAATCATCTTTCTTCATGTATCCATAATCATCTTCATTTAATAAACCTGTAATTATGTTCCCCGGGAATATTTGTCCCTTATGAGTATGGCCCGAAAGCTGTAAATCTACCTTTTCTCCTTCTGCTTCTTGCAATCTTTCTGGTCTATGATTTAATACTATAATCGGAAGTGATCTATCCACATCTTTTAATATATCACTAAGTGGTTTTGTCTCTTGTCCATCTAATATTTTTCCTGCCGGATCATTTCTACCTACTATATAAAAACTATCATTTATTTTTAAAGCTTCATCTTGTAAAAACTTCACGTTACCCTCTTCAAAAAAGGAGATTGTTTTTGATATGTCTCCAGAATTATACTCATGATTCCCTGTTATATCATATACTCCATACTTTGACTGTATATCTTTAAAAGCTTGTGTAGAATATTCTTTTAACTTAGTTGGAGTGCTTTCATCAACCATATCACCACAAAATAAGACTATATCTGGATTTAATTCATTTATTGAATTAATTAATTTATCGATTCCTTTTTCTCTTATTCCGATTCCAACATGAACATCAGAAACCATAACAACATTCAATGAATCAAGCTGCCCTGCTGCCTTATTTATATTTACATCATAATTAGTTACAACTTGATTTTTAGCATTCCAAATTCCATATCCAACTATAATAAATACTATTACAAATATTGATATTCCACCACAATACAATCTTTTTAGCTTATATTTGATAGACTTACTTATTCTAATTCTCTTTATAATTAATATAGCTAAATCAACTGGTAAAAATAATAATATAGAATAAATGAATACTGCTATTGATACAGCTCCAATTAAGAGTACTGTAGATGCAAACCAGTTATCTATTGTTAAAATTCCTCTTAATATGCTGCCAATCAAAAATGATAAAATTGTAAACCAATATATTGACCAGTATATTTTTGTCTTAATCTTTACATTTCTTTTTATAAATATATTTTTACCTTTAGCTCCAATGTAGTAGCAAAGCATTATATATAAACTTAAAACAACCAAGACCACTACTACTGCTTTAACATTATTCATTCATATCTCTCCCACTTTTAAATATGCCCACCACACTTAATCATATACCATATGGAAGAAACCAACTACCTATAATTCTTATCCACTAACTCCTTTAATGCTCCCTCTGCTAATTGAGCAAAATATTTTGCACATTGTAAAATTGCATTTTCATCTACTTTATACTCTGGATGATGATGGGCATGTGATAATCCTGTTCCTATAATAATAAATGCTCCAGGTATCTTCTTTTGATAATATGCAAAATCTTCTCCTTCTAATCCCATGGATATAGATTTAACCGTATATCCAACTTTCTTTCCTAAATTAGCACTGTATTCAGCCCATTCTTCTGTATTATTAGTCGCTGGAGATCCTGAATGCCAAATAAGTTCTGCACTTCCTCCATAAGATTGTGCTATTCCATTAATTATCTCATTCATCCTTTTTGGTATTAACTCACGTACCTTCTCATCTAAAGTTCTAACTGTTCCTTGAAGATATGCTGATTCAGGAATTACATTCCAAGTGTTTCCTCCCTGTATATGAGTTACACTCAGGAGAGCATTTTCCGCCGGACTTACATTACGACTCACAATAGTTTGAAGAGATGTAACTATGTTTGATGCAATTATAATTGGATCCACGCCTTTTTCTGGTCTAGCTGCATGACTTCCTACACCAGTAATTTTAATTTCAAATCTATCTACAGCCGCAGTTACAGGTCCTGATTTTATCCCCATAATCCCAACCTCTGCGTCAGGTACATTATGTAATCCAAAAATTACATCTACATCATCTAAAACTCCTGTATCTATAATTTTCTTAGCACCTTCTCCAATTTCTTCTGCTGGTTGAAATATGAATCTAACTGTACCAATTAAAGATGGTTGATACTTTTTAACTAAATAAGCAGCACCCAAAATTGCAGCTGTATGAAAATCATGACCACAAGCATGCATTTTTCC
This genomic interval carries:
- a CDS encoding amidohydrolase, giving the protein MVNKKLLSIIETLNDELIGVYRKLHQYPELPNEEFETTKMIKQLLAEVGIEVLNLPLKTGLVAEVKGNPNGPVVAIRCDIDALPILEETNLSYKSKIDGKMHACGHDFHTAAILGAAYLVKKYQPSLIGTVRFIFQPAEEIGEGAKKIIDTGVLDDVDVIFGLHNVPDAEVGIMGIKSGPVTAAVDRFEIKITGVGSHAARPEKGVDPIIIASNIVTSLQTIVSRNVSPAENALLSVTHIQGGNTWNVIPESAYLQGTVRTLDEKVRELIPKRMNEIINGIAQSYGGSAELIWHSGSPATNNTEEWAEYSANLGKKVGYTVKSISMGLEGEDFAYYQKKIPGAFIIIGTGLSHAHHHPEYKVDENAILQCAKYFAQLAEGALKELVDKNYR
- a CDS encoding metal-sensing transcriptional repressor, which codes for MSEERKKALQSLKTARGQIDGIIKMIEDDRYCIDVANQLLAVQSLIKKADLMILQGHLRHCVKEACCNNNPEEKIEEFNKVLEKLLSK
- a CDS encoding metallophosphoesterase translates to MNNVKAVVVVLVVLSLYIMLCYYIGAKGKNIFIKRNVKIKTKIYWSIYWFTILSFLIGSILRGILTIDNWFASTVLLIGAVSIAVFIYSILLFLPVDLAILIIKRIRISKSIKYKLKRLYCGGISIFVIVFIIVGYGIWNAKNQVVTNYDVNINKAAGQLDSLNVVMVSDVHVGIGIREKGIDKLINSINELNPDIVLFCGDMVDESTPTKLKEYSTQAFKDIQSKYGVYDITGNHEYNSGDISKTISFFEEGNVKFLQDEALKINDSFYIVGRNDPAGKILDGQETKPLSDILKDVDRSLPIIVLNHRPERLQEAEGEKVDLQLSGHTHKGQIFPGNIITGLLNEDDYGYMKKDDFNLIVSSGYGTWGPPLRIGTKGEIVNIKINFNKG